ATCGCCCGGCTCGGTTTTGAAGATGCAGTGATCTATCTCATCGATCATCAAACACAAATACTCCATCAGAAAGCAGCCTGCGGCCCCAAGACAACCGCATTCAATGTGATTGTGGACCCTATTGAAATTCCCGTGGGCAATGGCATTGTAGGCAGTGTGGCATTATCAGGAATGGCCGAGATCATTCCTGACACTTCCCTGGATGCCAGGTATATTGTTGACGATGCCCAGCGCCTCAGCGAGCTGGCAGTACCGGTGATCAGCAACCGAAAAGTGATCGGGGTGATAGATAGTGAACATTCGGAAAAGAATTTCTATACAGCCAAACACCTGCAGGTGCTGACCACCATCGCCAGTATGCTGGCGCATCGCATCGAGAAGATGCATGCAGAGGACATGATGCGGGAAAGGGAAATAGAGCTGATCCAGCTCCATGCTGATCTTGCTACCTATCAGCTCACGGCACTGCGCGCACAGATGAACCCGCATTTCATCTTCAATGCCCTCAACAGCATTCAACAATTCATCCTGCAGGGCAATGCCGATGAAGCCAACCGCTACCTGGCGCGCTTTTCAAAATTGCAGCGCGATATCCTGCACCACTGCGATCAACATCTCATCACACTCGAAAAAGAGATCGAAATGCTGCAACTCTACCTGCAACTGGAACAACTCCGCTTCCAGGGGGATTTTGAATTTTCCATCGAGGTGGACGATGAAATCGATGCCAACGAGATCCGTATTCCCCCCATGCTGCTGCAACCCTTTGTGGAAAACGCTATCTGGCATGGGCTGATGCCCAGGAAAGAAAACAGGCAGGTGCAGATTTCCTTTCAACCTGAAGGAGATCATCTTTTACTCTGTATGGTGCAGGACAATGGCATTGGCCGCGTAGCAGCAGCTCAAAACAGAAAAGAGTGTTCACATGAATCGAAAGGATTACTGCTGGTGAATGAACGGCTGCGCATTTTACAACAACAGTACCAGCAACCTTTTGAAGCCTCCATAACAGACAGATTGCATCCGGATGGAACAGCAGCAGGAACTACTGTAACGCTTCGCGTTTTCATCGGTGGATAATGCAGGTGGAAAAACAAAATCCTTAACTTCGGCACGTGATAAAAGCAATTATCATAGACGATGAGCCCGCTGCCGTCAACACACTAAAGTTGATGCTGGAACGCTACGTTCCTGAGATCAGTCAGATCAAAACAAGCAACGATCCGGTCAAAGCCATTCAGCTCATCAAAAGCTTCAAACCCCAGCTGGTATTTCTGGATATCCAGATGCCGGCCATGAACGGATTTGAGCTATTGAAGAAACTGCCCGAGATCCAGTTCAATATCATCTTCACTACTGCCCATCACAAATATGCCATCGAGGCATTACGGTTCAGTGCGCTGGATTACCTGATGAAGCCCATCGATGGCGATGAGCTCAGACAATCAGTTGACCGCTTCATGGCAAGGACGGTAGTAGCACTCAGCCAGCAATCGCAGTACCAGAATCTCCTCAATAATATCGGGGCCAAAGACAGGAAGGATTTCAAATTAGCCCTGCCCACAAGTGAAGGAACATATTTCTTCAATCCCGAAGAGATCATCCGCCTCGAAGGGGAAATCAATTACACCTGGTTCCATTTCAGCAATCGCAAGCCTTTGCTCATCTCCAAAACATTGAAGGAATATGAGGACATCCTGAATGATCATGGGTTCCTTCGTATCCACAAATCACATCTCATCAATAAAGTGCATGTTGTGAATTATACGCAGAATGGAACGCTCACGCTCAGCGACCGTTCACAGGTAGATATTTCAAGAAGAAGAAAAGAGATCATTCTCGAAGCCTTGCGCACGCGGTAATTACAGGTCGCCCAGCTGCGGCCGCATGATGATATCTTCCACACAGGCCTGAGGGCTCAACTGTGAAGCGGCATGGATCATGGCGGCAATATCCTGTGCGGTCATGATGCGCTCCGGATCGATGCCACTGCCAGCCCAGGAATTCGTATAGGCGGCACCGGGATATACAGTGGTTACTTTAATGCCATGAGGTTTCATTTCTTCCCGGAGATTACGGCTGAATCCTGCCAATGCATATTTGCTGATACTGTATGCACCACCATTCGGATAAGCATGAAGGGAAGCGATGGAACACATATTGAAGATATGTCCCTGTTTGCGTTCTATCATGGAAGGGATCAGTGTCCGGGTTAGATGATAAGCACTATAAAGATTCACAGCCATCATTCTTTCCAGTAAGCCTTCCGGCTCGTTGTGCACGCTGCCGGGCTCGAACAATCCTGCATTGTTCACAAGTACATCCACCGGAACACCATAACCAAGCACCCATTTGCCGAATGCTTCCGCCTGCGATTTCTCGCTCAGATCGGCAGGCATGGCTTTGATGCTTCGTTCAGGATAATGCAGCTGCAACGCTTCCAGGGTTTTGTAGAGAGCTGCGGGATTACGGCTGCAGAGGAAAAGATCGTGCCCCTGCACGGCAAATGTTTCTGCAATCGCTCTTCCAAAACCTTTGGATGCACCGGTGATGACAATATTCATGATACAGGGATTTTGATGAAGCGAAGTAAGGGATTTCCAGCCGGTTTCCCTGCATTCAGTCCACTTAATTTGACTGTCGTATTTTTGCGGTATGAAGTACAAGCATCTGTTTTTTGATCTGGACCATACCTTGTGGGATTTCGATGCTAATTGCCGTTTTACCCTGGAAACGATCTATAAGAATGAAGCGCTCGAATCCCGTGGCATACACAGCTTCGAGGAGTTTTTCAAACAATACAATATTCATAACCACAGGCTCTGGGAACGCTATCGCAATGGCCAGATCAAGGCCGATGAACTAAGATGGAAGCGCATGTTCCTTAGCCTGCTCGATTTTCGCATCGGCGATGAAAAGCTCGCACGCGAGCTCAGTAACCAGTTCCTGGACATGCTCCCCAGCCGTACCATCCTCTTCCCCTATTGCATGGAGATACTGAGCTACCTGAAGGATAAAGGCTATGCGCTGCACCTTATCACGAATGGTTTCGAGAAAACGCAATACAGCAAGATCACTTATTCCGGCATCGATCATTTCTTTGCTGAAGTGATCACTTCCGAAGGAAGCAACAGCCTGAAACCTCACAGGGAGATCTTCGACTATGCATTCCAGCGAGCAAAAGCATTACCGGAACATAGCATCATGATCGGCGACAGTATCGAAGCGGATATCAAAGGCGCCATCAATGCCGGCATCGACCAGGTATTTGTGAACCATCTCAATATCGAAACCGATGTGAATCCCACTTACACTGTTTATTCGCTCAAAGAACTGGAGAATATTTTTTGACGCAAAACATCGTCCCATAAAAAAACCGGCTGCACATGCAGCCGGTCCGATATATTTTGCATTCTCTTCTTAAATGGTGGCAAGCACTGTAACGCCGCCCTGAACAACCTGGTTCAGTTCTACATTCACTTTGGTGCCAACAGGCAACAGCACATCCACACGGCTGCCGAATTTGATGAAGCCAAGCTCTGAGCCCTGCTCCACTTTCTGACCAACAGTGAGGTAATTCACGATACGTTTGGCCAGTGCCCCGGCAATTTGTTTTACCAGGATCTCGCCTTTCGGATAACGGATCACTACAGAGTGACGCTCGTTCTCTGTAGAGGATTTGGGGTTCCAGGCCACCAGGTATTTACCCTTGTGATACTGGCTGTACACCACTTCACCACTCAGGGGATTGCGGTTCACGTGTACATTGGCAGGGCTCATGAAAATGGAAACCTGCAAACGCTTGCCTTTGAAATATTCTTCGTCGATGATCTCTTCAATTACAACAACCTTACCATCGGCAGGACAAATCACCTGGTTCTCATTTTTGGTAAGCTGCCTGGCAGGAATACGGAAAAAGCTCACGATGAACAGGGTCAGGCCCAATGTGAGGATGAAGATCAGCCAGCTCAGCCAGGGAGTAGAATAGCTGATGAAATAGAACGATAACAGGTTAATAACAGCGAATATGATCACTGTAATGAGGATGGACTTGTAGCCTTCTTTGTGTATGGTCATTGAAATCAATTAAGGTGCTAAAATAAGAAGAATATCAGATCATAAAGAGAACAACATAGAGCCAAACGAAAGGAGTGGCCAGCAAGAGGGAATCGAAACGGTCGAGAAAGCCGCCATGACCGGGCATGATAGAGCCGCTGTCTTTCACGTTGGCCATCCGCTTCAGCTTGCTTTCCAGCAGATCACCGGCAGTACCCACCACCGCTGCAATGATCGCTATGATCACCCAATGATGAACAGGATATTTCAGCCAGTATGCCAATGCCCCCACTACCACCACTGCCAGGATTGCGCCACCAATTGTGCCTTCCCAGGTTTTCTTGGGAGAGATAGCGGAGAATGGTGTTTTGCCAATGAGCGAGCCTACAATATAGGCCATGGTATCGTTGATCCAGATGGAAATGATGAGGGAAACCGGTAGCAGCGCAGAGTAATAATATATAGCATCAATGCCTTCATACGCTATCAGAGAGGATTTGGCAGACAGGTCCATCATCAATCCCCAGCTCAGTGAAATATACAATAGTCCCAGTGCCGAGTAACCGATATTCTTTATATTGATAGTGCCTGCAAATAACAATTCTACAATGGGAAGAACGAAAACACAAACCAGTCCCAGCCACCAGCCCGCAGCATGCAGAGAGAAGGAACCGATATTATAGGCATCGCTTGTAAAGAACA
This portion of the Pseudobacter ginsenosidimutans genome encodes:
- a CDS encoding histidine kinase; this translates as MIPLVNASVLILAFILLLVLLAVFILYREKNIRDKEAQKTALQQLRAANFQYQLEIEQIINYFATSMSGQTQVDAMLWDVCRNCIARLGFEDAVIYLIDHQTQILHQKAACGPKTTAFNVIVDPIEIPVGNGIVGSVALSGMAEIIPDTSLDARYIVDDAQRLSELAVPVISNRKVIGVIDSEHSEKNFYTAKHLQVLTTIASMLAHRIEKMHAEDMMREREIELIQLHADLATYQLTALRAQMNPHFIFNALNSIQQFILQGNADEANRYLARFSKLQRDILHHCDQHLITLEKEIEMLQLYLQLEQLRFQGDFEFSIEVDDEIDANEIRIPPMLLQPFVENAIWHGLMPRKENRQVQISFQPEGDHLLLCMVQDNGIGRVAAAQNRKECSHESKGLLLVNERLRILQQQYQQPFEASITDRLHPDGTAAGTTVTLRVFIGG
- a CDS encoding LytR/AlgR family response regulator transcription factor, translated to MIKAIIIDDEPAAVNTLKLMLERYVPEISQIKTSNDPVKAIQLIKSFKPQLVFLDIQMPAMNGFELLKKLPEIQFNIIFTTAHHKYAIEALRFSALDYLMKPIDGDELRQSVDRFMARTVVALSQQSQYQNLLNNIGAKDRKDFKLALPTSEGTYFFNPEEIIRLEGEINYTWFHFSNRKPLLISKTLKEYEDILNDHGFLRIHKSHLINKVHVVNYTQNGTLTLSDRSQVDISRRRKEIILEALRTR
- a CDS encoding SDR family oxidoreductase yields the protein MNIVITGASKGFGRAIAETFAVQGHDLFLCSRNPAALYKTLEALQLHYPERSIKAMPADLSEKSQAEAFGKWVLGYGVPVDVLVNNAGLFEPGSVHNEPEGLLERMMAVNLYSAYHLTRTLIPSMIERKQGHIFNMCSIASLHAYPNGGAYSISKYALAGFSRNLREEMKPHGIKVTTVYPGAAYTNSWAGSGIDPERIMTAQDIAAMIHAASQLSPQACVEDIIMRPQLGDL
- a CDS encoding YjjG family noncanonical pyrimidine nucleotidase, giving the protein MKYKHLFFDLDHTLWDFDANCRFTLETIYKNEALESRGIHSFEEFFKQYNIHNHRLWERYRNGQIKADELRWKRMFLSLLDFRIGDEKLARELSNQFLDMLPSRTILFPYCMEILSYLKDKGYALHLITNGFEKTQYSKITYSGIDHFFAEVITSEGSNSLKPHREIFDYAFQRAKALPEHSIMIGDSIEADIKGAINAGIDQVFVNHLNIETDVNPTYTVYSLKELENIF
- a CDS encoding phosphatidylserine decarboxylase family protein, whose translation is MTIHKEGYKSILITVIIFAVINLLSFYFISYSTPWLSWLIFILTLGLTLFIVSFFRIPARQLTKNENQVICPADGKVVVIEEIIDEEYFKGKRLQVSIFMSPANVHVNRNPLSGEVVYSQYHKGKYLVAWNPKSSTENERHSVVIRYPKGEILVKQIAGALAKRIVNYLTVGQKVEQGSELGFIKFGSRVDVLLPVGTKVNVELNQVVQGGVTVLATI
- a CDS encoding phosphatidate cytidylyltransferase, producing MALNMATLKTRSLTAAVFVVVMLLGLLWNHWSFFILFTIVHFGCWSEYQKLIAKIDPEYATITPFHKYGVRIAGWCIMLFFTSDAYNIGSFSLHAAGWWLGLVCVFVLPIVELLFAGTINIKNIGYSALGLLYISLSWGLMMDLSAKSSLIAYEGIDAIYYYSALLPVSLIISIWINDTMAYIVGSLIGKTPFSAISPKKTWEGTIGGAILAVVVVGALAYWLKYPVHHWVIIAIIAAVVGTAGDLLESKLKRMANVKDSGSIMPGHGGFLDRFDSLLLATPFVWLYVVLFMI